The proteins below come from a single Chryseobacterium nepalense genomic window:
- a CDS encoding EpsG family protein: protein MSLLHPYFIIAMIYMLIFSCLEVFNGKVEKKWLWILGVYLIMIAGLRNNVGPDYGSYKGIYIYSDVKDYISILMSAIGREGPQPVELEWLYVLINKILLNIFGAPFYMVTLVIAILAVFFKVEYVDDNTFYPFTFMLLMFIPGFFIGESGQIRQNLGSFIVYFGIRYIKERKFWAYLLCIYLAGGIHNVCYIFLPMYWLVKIPLNKYVMLFLIIVSVFLSPFEIYRSFGGFLNNVAADNTLSIGFNGYLDESVERINGAVGIPEIMMALLTFFLFVFDDKMKARFPYYEYHSIYVVLGICFYFIFRNNPIFSSRLAGAFIGFAYIIIPNSMYVVSARMKGLIYTFIIALIVFNFIVFSAFNNIKAGRFTIDLYQNYLLP, encoded by the coding sequence ATGAGCTTGCTGCATCCATATTTTATCATTGCGATGATTTATATGCTTATTTTCAGTTGTTTGGAAGTATTTAATGGTAAGGTTGAAAAAAAATGGCTGTGGATTTTGGGTGTTTATCTTATTATGATAGCAGGTCTCCGAAATAATGTGGGGCCTGATTACGGAAGTTATAAAGGAATTTATATTTATTCTGATGTCAAAGATTATATTTCAATTTTGATGAGTGCTATCGGAAGGGAAGGTCCGCAACCTGTAGAATTGGAATGGCTGTATGTACTCATCAATAAAATATTGCTCAATATATTTGGTGCTCCGTTTTACATGGTTACTCTGGTTATTGCGATTCTGGCCGTTTTTTTTAAGGTAGAATATGTGGATGATAATACTTTCTATCCATTTACCTTTATGCTTTTAATGTTTATTCCCGGCTTTTTTATTGGAGAAAGCGGCCAGATCAGACAAAATTTAGGGTCATTCATTGTTTATTTCGGAATAAGATACATAAAGGAACGGAAATTCTGGGCCTACTTACTTTGTATTTACTTAGCTGGTGGTATTCATAATGTTTGCTATATTTTCCTTCCAATGTACTGGCTGGTAAAAATTCCATTAAATAAATATGTGATGCTTTTTCTCATTATTGTCTCTGTGTTTTTATCTCCTTTCGAAATTTACAGATCTTTTGGAGGTTTTTTGAACAATGTTGCAGCAGACAATACACTCTCCATAGGCTTTAACGGTTATCTGGATGAATCTGTTGAAAGAATTAACGGTGCGGTTGGTATACCGGAAATTATGATGGCTCTCCTTACATTCTTTCTGTTTGTTTTTGATGATAAGATGAAAGCCAGATTCCCTTATTACGAATATCATAGTATTTATGTGGTGCTGGGAATATGTTTTTATTTTATTTTCAGGAATAACCCTATATTTTCCTCAAGACTCGCAGGTGCGTTTATCGGTTTTGCCTATATCATTATTCCTAATTCAATGTATGTAGTATCCGCCAGAATGAAAGGCTTGATTTATACATTTATAATTGCACTGATAGTTTTTAATTTTATCGTTTTTTCAGCTTTTAACAATATAAAAGCAGGACGTTTTACTATTGATCTTTATCAGAATTATCTTCTTCCGTGA
- a CDS encoding glycoside hydrolase family protein, protein MKESGNFTRKEFLQTSALGMAAVLLGSSFTGLLSSEEKPYFRLKPIGRSLALEGYYIWCSSPIWGEDGKVHLFYSRWKKEKGMGGWLNGSEICLAEANSPFDTFEHKQVILAPRGEGFWDATTCHNPLIKRVGNQYLLFFMGNSNGKTNTKRIGLATSNSIDGPWTRPDQPLLLPGNEGSWDDHCTTNPAFVKGNDGKYWLFYKSWNTHEYETQKGPVRGNRKYGLAKADSPLGPYRKISENPVIDFSSLPNNAQLEDAFVWKQNGKFHMIARDMGFFNHEFGLHLTTKDGVSWTKPEVAYLNMQYYTKEANPPAHLKRFGRLERPMLLLDKDGETPRFLFGATQGGDFETSTTFVFEILKNK, encoded by the coding sequence ATGAAAGAATCAGGAAACTTCACCCGCAAAGAATTTCTTCAGACCTCAGCGTTGGGAATGGCTGCCGTATTGTTGGGGTCATCTTTTACAGGCTTACTGTCCTCAGAAGAAAAGCCTTATTTCAGGTTGAAACCTATTGGAAGATCACTCGCTTTGGAAGGTTACTACATTTGGTGCAGTTCGCCAATCTGGGGGGAAGACGGAAAAGTTCATCTCTTCTATTCCCGATGGAAAAAGGAAAAGGGAATGGGCGGCTGGCTCAACGGATCTGAAATTTGCCTCGCCGAAGCCAATTCTCCATTTGATACATTCGAACATAAACAGGTAATTCTGGCCCCGCGAGGGGAAGGCTTTTGGGATGCAACGACCTGTCATAATCCTTTAATTAAGAGAGTGGGGAATCAATATTTGTTATTTTTCATGGGAAATTCTAATGGAAAAACCAATACCAAAAGAATTGGGCTTGCAACTTCAAACAGTATTGACGGACCGTGGACAAGGCCTGACCAGCCGCTGCTGCTTCCCGGAAATGAAGGTTCTTGGGACGATCACTGTACCACGAATCCCGCTTTTGTAAAAGGAAACGACGGAAAATACTGGCTCTTCTACAAATCCTGGAACACACATGAGTATGAAACCCAGAAAGGCCCGGTCAGGGGAAACAGGAAATACGGTCTGGCAAAGGCCGATTCTCCGCTCGGTCCCTACAGGAAAATTTCAGAAAATCCTGTGATTGATTTTTCATCATTGCCTAATAATGCTCAGCTTGAAGATGCTTTTGTCTGGAAACAAAATGGGAAATTTCACATGATCGCCAGAGACATGGGTTTTTTTAATCATGAATTTGGGCTGCACCTTACCACAAAAGATGGAGTCAGCTGGACAAAACCGGAGGTGGCCTACCTGAATATGCAGTATTATACTAAAGAAGCCAATCCTCCGGCGCACCTGAAAAGATTTGGCAGGCTGGAAAGACCGATGCTTTTGCTGGATAAAGACGGAGAAACGCCGCGGTTTTTGTTTGGAGCTACCCAAGGAGGAGATTTTGAGACTTCTACCACTTTTGTTTTTGAGATTTTAAAAAATAAGTAA
- a CDS encoding MMPL family transporter — protein MHRFFIFLYYLISKNKLLSVLFAVGIAVVCGFFASKINFEEDINQIIPKNEKSDLTAKVLQQLNFSDKIIVIIENRSGEDNFQLSETADAFLQKTEPLQKYISSVQGKVNDSEISETFDFVNQNLPLFLDENDYTEIERKLNKDSIAKQVENNYISLVSPTSLVTKEFIKKDPLGITFLGIKKLNALNISKDFKLENSYIVTKDGKNLLLFIDPKNKSNDTKNNEAFIDHLNEIKDNLNKQFKGKTEISYFGSPVIAVANAQQIKKDIQNTVLISLTILLVVLIYYFRNFFTPFIVFLPTVFSVLLALLILYFIKDKISAISLSVGAILIGITIDYALHILTHYKHNNNIEELYKEITQPIILSSATTAISFLCLVLVRSEALKDLGLFAAITVMLSSVMALIIVPQLYHPKKQKDANTNFIDRIGSYPYEKNKPLIIGCSVIIIACLFGFRHVGFNEDIGDLNYIPKDLKITEAKLQKLSDITSKSIYTISYGNSAEEALSKNSELGRFLEKEKQEGKILSYNSLGKVVLSEKDQQKKIEDWKKFWTSDKKIRTVSGLIQNGNQYGFNEAAFNQFNDNLNKDYTPLSLKEYEQIKALQVSEFLSEENGFYTVSNVVKVDESKRNAFIKDVEKKHDVLAIDRQQMNENFLGLLKRDFNTLINYSLLAIVLTIIVFFRNFELTLLTMFPIVLTGIVTAGMLYFLGLELNIFSTVVCTLVFGVGDDFSIFLTQAMQKEHTTGKNELPTYRTSIILAVFTTILSIGSLIFAKHPALHSLALVALIGMFSVIVITSTLYPFWFRLLITNRARKGLSPITLRLFIHSVLSFLYYGLGGLFFSLFISPFTKNSKGGTLNFFKFISAKFLTSVLFTNPWVKKKIIKATDEDFSKPAIIIANHTSFLDILAVAMTTHKFVFLVNDWVYQSPVFGKMVRALGCYPVSQGIENGIDKLKDKVDQGYSLAVFPEAERSYTNDIKRFHKGAFYLAEQFGLDIVPVYIHGNSEVLPKGDFIIYDGSIIVKIGERIKKEDESFGKNYSERTKKINAYFRKEFAILRNELEDENYFKKKLFLSFLYKDNEVVSAVKKDFENNKSIYFELGKHIPKNANILHIADDFGQKDILLTLQQAERKIFSFIKDVEKRQIAQQNYLVKRRKISYINDFEEITKNIDILLISDENFSINALEKLPETIIFCNAKNNILDNADYLLKFSYGSLKIFTSQ, from the coding sequence ATGCATCGTTTTTTCATCTTTTTATATTATCTCATTTCTAAAAATAAGCTTCTGTCTGTATTATTTGCAGTAGGAATTGCTGTGGTATGTGGTTTCTTTGCTTCAAAAATCAATTTTGAGGAAGATATTAACCAGATTATTCCTAAAAATGAAAAGTCAGATCTTACCGCAAAAGTTCTTCAGCAGCTTAACTTTTCAGATAAAATTATTGTTATTATTGAAAACCGGTCCGGGGAGGATAATTTCCAGCTTTCCGAAACGGCAGATGCTTTTCTTCAGAAAACAGAACCTTTACAAAAGTACATCAGCTCTGTTCAGGGAAAAGTAAATGACAGTGAAATATCCGAAACCTTTGATTTTGTCAACCAAAATCTTCCTTTATTCTTAGATGAAAACGATTACACGGAAATTGAGAGAAAGCTCAATAAAGACAGTATTGCAAAACAGGTAGAAAACAACTATATCTCCCTGGTTTCTCCCACAAGCCTGGTGACGAAGGAATTTATTAAGAAAGATCCGCTTGGCATTACTTTTTTAGGGATAAAAAAACTCAATGCATTAAACATCAGCAAGGATTTTAAACTTGAAAACAGCTATATCGTTACCAAAGACGGAAAAAATCTTTTGCTTTTTATCGATCCTAAAAATAAAAGCAACGATACCAAAAACAATGAAGCATTCATCGATCATTTAAATGAAATAAAAGATAACCTGAATAAGCAGTTCAAAGGGAAAACGGAAATCAGCTATTTCGGCTCTCCGGTAATTGCGGTTGCCAATGCACAGCAAATCAAAAAAGACATCCAGAACACGGTACTGATTTCCCTGACTATTTTATTGGTGGTACTGATCTATTATTTCCGGAATTTCTTTACCCCGTTTATTGTATTTCTCCCGACGGTTTTTTCGGTATTGCTGGCTTTACTGATTCTATATTTTATAAAAGATAAAATTTCCGCTATTTCATTAAGTGTAGGTGCCATTCTGATCGGGATTACGATTGATTATGCCCTCCATATTCTTACCCATTACAAGCACAACAATAATATTGAAGAACTTTATAAAGAAATCACACAGCCCATCATATTAAGTAGTGCCACCACGGCAATTTCGTTTCTCTGCCTGGTTTTGGTACGTTCCGAGGCGTTGAAAGATCTGGGGCTTTTTGCCGCCATTACGGTTATGCTATCCTCTGTTATGGCATTAATTATTGTTCCCCAGCTCTACCATCCCAAAAAACAAAAAGACGCGAATACCAATTTTATTGATAGAATCGGGTCTTATCCTTATGAGAAAAATAAACCTCTGATTATCGGCTGTTCGGTGATCATCATTGCCTGCCTGTTTGGATTCCGGCATGTAGGATTTAACGAAGATATCGGAGATTTAAATTATATTCCTAAAGATTTAAAAATAACGGAAGCTAAACTCCAAAAGCTTTCCGACATCACTTCAAAATCCATTTACACGATTTCTTATGGCAATTCTGCAGAAGAAGCACTCTCCAAAAATTCGGAGCTGGGCCGGTTTCTGGAAAAGGAAAAGCAGGAGGGAAAAATATTAAGCTATAATTCTTTGGGAAAAGTTGTGCTTTCCGAAAAAGATCAGCAGAAAAAAATTGAAGACTGGAAAAAATTCTGGACCTCTGATAAAAAAATACGCACCGTTTCCGGGCTCATTCAAAATGGGAATCAATATGGTTTTAATGAAGCTGCATTCAATCAGTTTAATGATAATTTAAATAAAGATTACACTCCGTTAAGCCTTAAAGAGTATGAACAGATAAAAGCACTGCAAGTCTCTGAATTCCTGAGTGAAGAAAACGGATTTTATACTGTATCGAATGTCGTAAAAGTAGATGAAAGCAAAAGAAACGCTTTTATTAAAGATGTTGAAAAAAAACATGACGTTCTTGCCATCGACCGGCAGCAGATGAATGAAAACTTTCTGGGACTGCTGAAACGCGATTTTAACACCCTGATCAATTATTCCCTTTTAGCCATTGTTTTAACGATCATTGTGTTTTTCAGAAATTTTGAACTCACGCTTCTCACCATGTTCCCGATTGTCCTTACCGGTATAGTCACGGCAGGGATGTTATATTTTCTCGGGTTAGAACTTAATATTTTCAGTACGGTGGTATGTACATTGGTTTTCGGAGTGGGAGATGATTTCAGCATCTTCCTGACCCAAGCTATGCAAAAGGAGCATACGACCGGCAAAAATGAACTTCCTACATACAGAACCTCAATTATTCTGGCGGTTTTCACCACTATTTTGTCTATTGGTTCACTGATCTTCGCCAAACATCCTGCCCTTCATTCATTGGCTTTGGTAGCTTTAATAGGAATGTTTTCGGTAATTGTTATTACGTCAACCTTATATCCTTTCTGGTTCAGATTACTTATTACCAACAGGGCAAGAAAAGGACTCTCTCCTATTACATTAAGGCTTTTTATACATTCGGTGCTGTCTTTCCTTTATTACGGATTGGGAGGATTGTTTTTTTCTCTGTTTATCAGTCCATTTACAAAGAATTCCAAAGGCGGAACTTTAAACTTTTTTAAATTTATTTCTGCGAAATTTTTAACTTCTGTCTTGTTTACCAATCCATGGGTAAAGAAAAAGATCATTAAAGCTACGGATGAAGATTTCAGCAAACCGGCCATCATTATTGCCAACCATACCTCATTCCTTGATATACTTGCAGTTGCAATGACTACACATAAGTTTGTTTTCCTTGTTAATGACTGGGTATATCAATCACCTGTTTTCGGAAAAATGGTGAGGGCATTAGGATGCTATCCTGTTTCCCAAGGTATAGAAAATGGTATTGATAAGTTAAAAGATAAAGTAGACCAAGGATATTCTCTCGCTGTGTTCCCGGAAGCAGAACGTTCCTACACAAACGATATTAAAAGATTTCATAAAGGGGCATTTTATCTCGCTGAGCAATTCGGATTGGATATTGTACCGGTTTATATTCACGGAAATTCCGAGGTATTGCCGAAAGGAGATTTTATCATTTACGACGGATCCATTATCGTAAAAATTGGCGAAAGGATAAAAAAGGAAGATGAAAGCTTCGGGAAGAATTATTCTGAACGTACCAAAAAGATTAACGCTTACTTCAGAAAAGAATTTGCCATTCTGCGAAATGAACTCGAAGATGAAAATTATTTTAAGAAAAAACTGTTTTTAAGCTTTTTATATAAAGACAATGAAGTGGTGAGCGCCGTTAAAAAAGATTTTGAAAACAATAAATCAATCTACTTTGAACTCGGCAAGCATATTCCGAAGAACGCGAATATCCTTCACATCGCAGACGATTTCGGACAGAAAGACATTCTGCTTACGCTTCAGCAGGCAGAAAGAAAAATATTCAGTTTCATAAAAGATGTTGAAAAAAGACAGATTGCCCAACAGAACTATCTGGTCAAAAGAAGAAAGATCAGCTACATCAATGATTTTGAAGAAATCACAAAAAACATTGACATCCTGTTGATTTCAGATGAAAACTTCAGCATCAATGCGCTGGAAAAACTTCCTGAAACCATTATCTTTTGTAATGCAAAAAATAATATATTAGATAATGCTGATTATTTATTAAAATTCAGTTATGGATCATTAAAAATATTTACTTCACAATAA
- a CDS encoding formimidoylglutamase: MNFEDFIISPRNFKTESWQIGHRITKDIKEDSIVLLFVSDYRGAGGEAEVQDFTGIRREFYKLSQLDFEIPVVDLGDLVSGKSVQDSHYILQEVLSACHYKRAIPVIIGGSNDFSFSLFSALNFHTKNINYTQISNIISLQQGEMINEYTFLSKIFGAKNFSINNYHHLGYQKHLNEIDSVRLIKEVEFDIIRLAEMMNSTEKTEPFFRKADLVTVNCDAIESFSEPFSMNPQVNGLNRREVCAYMKEIGLSENLKSVGIFNYNIYSENQLNHQLLAQMIWYLIEGINIQRSHPKERHYEIFYVLIDDRQYTFKRDTFSNLWYFGDDENIENCVPCSRKDFDEAKKGWLNTRLTKI; encoded by the coding sequence ATGAATTTTGAAGATTTTATTATTTCGCCAAGAAATTTCAAAACAGAAAGCTGGCAGATCGGCCACAGAATTACGAAGGATATCAAAGAAGACAGCATTGTCCTTCTTTTTGTTTCGGATTACAGGGGTGCCGGGGGAGAGGCAGAAGTACAGGATTTTACCGGGATCCGAAGAGAGTTTTACAAACTTTCACAGCTTGATTTTGAAATTCCTGTGGTAGATCTCGGTGATCTTGTTTCCGGAAAATCGGTTCAGGATTCCCATTATATCTTACAGGAAGTCCTTTCGGCATGTCATTATAAAAGGGCTATTCCAGTAATTATCGGAGGGTCCAATGATTTTTCGTTTTCCCTTTTTTCAGCGCTTAATTTTCATACAAAGAATATCAATTATACTCAGATAAGCAATATTATTTCCCTTCAGCAGGGAGAAATGATTAACGAATATACTTTCCTCAGCAAGATTTTCGGGGCAAAGAATTTTTCGATTAACAATTATCATCATCTCGGCTATCAGAAACATCTGAACGAAATTGATTCTGTGAGACTTATCAAAGAAGTGGAATTTGACATCATCCGCCTTGCCGAAATGATGAATTCTACAGAGAAAACAGAGCCGTTTTTCAGAAAAGCGGACCTGGTAACCGTAAATTGTGATGCCATTGAAAGCTTCAGTGAGCCTTTTTCCATGAATCCTCAGGTAAACGGCCTAAACAGAAGGGAGGTCTGCGCGTATATGAAAGAGATCGGGCTCAGTGAAAATTTGAAATCCGTGGGAATTTTTAATTATAATATTTACTCGGAAAATCAACTAAACCACCAGCTTCTTGCGCAAATGATCTGGTACCTCATCGAAGGGATCAATATTCAGAGATCTCATCCCAAAGAAAGACATTATGAAATATTTTATGTCCTGATTGATGACCGCCAGTATACTTTCAAACGGGATACGTTCAGCAATCTCTGGTATTTCGGGGATGATGAAAATATAGAAAACTGCGTTCCCTGCTCCCGTAAAGATTTTGATGAAGCTAAAAAAGGCTGGCTAAACACACGACTGACGAAAATTTAA
- the topA gene encoding type I DNA topoisomerase, protein MSKNLVIVESPAKAKTIQKYLGKDFEVKSSFGHIRDLPKKGMGIDLSTFSPDYEVSADKKKLVTDLKAAVKKADMVWLASDEDREGEAIAWHLADELKLKPENRKRIVFHEITKNAILKAIENPRDIDQNLVNAQQARRVLDRIVGFEMSPVLWKKVKPGLSAGRVQSVAVRLIVEREKEIREFVPKASFKLDGIFLNAADQEIAAKLKKDFDKEQDAEKFIELARTTEFKVLNVETKPGTRSASAPFTTSTLQQEASSRLGYNVTTTMRLAQRLYEEGFITYMRTDSVNLSQEAIEGAKKQITSEYGAAYSSPRNYTTKSSSAQEAHEAIRPTDFGVKTVSDVQLNRLYQLIYRRTLASQMANAKIEKTVIEIGNAKLPQNFEAQGEVIIFDGFLKAYGIVKTEEDDEENNEKLLPKVNIGEVLEYKKITATEKFTRPSARYTEAGLVRKLEELGIGRPSTYAPTIQTIQNREYVDKREIEPQIREVVKISLVKDKIKKEVLEEKFGGDKNKFVPTDIGEVVNDFLTDNFKEILDYGFTARVEESFDEIASGDQKWKQMMTDFYSKFHPRIEDVEENADRATGDRLLGIDPKTGKNVHARIGRFGAMIQIGETEDEEKPIFASLMAGQNIATITLEEALELFKLPFDLSEVDGQPVSVGVGRFGPYVKWGETYISIPKGEDPLSVDQKRAEEIINEKKIADAPIATYKGEPVTKGSGRFGPFIKYKDIFVNVPKRYDFENLSQSDINELIDAKLEKEANRYIQQWEKEKISIENGRWGPFIKFGKGMFKIPKKADDTKYDAEELKEISLDEVKKWITDQDPKAFAEKKKPAAKKTAAKKTTATAKKPAAKKPAAKK, encoded by the coding sequence ATGTCGAAAAATTTAGTAATCGTCGAATCACCGGCAAAAGCAAAAACGATTCAGAAGTATTTGGGGAAGGATTTTGAAGTGAAATCCAGCTTTGGGCATATCCGTGATCTTCCTAAAAAAGGAATGGGAATCGATTTGTCAACCTTCAGCCCGGATTACGAAGTTTCTGCAGACAAAAAGAAACTGGTGACCGATCTGAAAGCTGCCGTGAAAAAAGCCGATATGGTTTGGCTCGCATCCGATGAGGACCGCGAAGGAGAAGCCATTGCATGGCATCTGGCCGACGAGCTGAAGCTGAAACCGGAAAACAGAAAAAGAATCGTTTTTCATGAGATTACTAAAAATGCCATTCTAAAAGCAATCGAAAATCCAAGAGATATTGACCAGAACCTCGTTAATGCTCAACAGGCACGAAGGGTATTAGACAGAATCGTAGGGTTTGAAATGTCTCCCGTACTCTGGAAAAAAGTAAAACCCGGATTATCTGCAGGAAGAGTGCAGTCCGTAGCCGTAAGGTTAATTGTGGAAAGAGAAAAAGAAATCCGTGAGTTTGTTCCGAAAGCAAGCTTCAAGCTGGACGGGATTTTCCTTAATGCAGCCGATCAGGAGATTGCGGCAAAACTGAAAAAGGATTTCGATAAAGAACAGGACGCCGAAAAATTCATAGAACTTGCAAGAACTACAGAATTTAAGGTTTTAAATGTGGAAACAAAGCCCGGAACAAGATCTGCTTCAGCGCCTTTTACTACTTCCACACTGCAGCAGGAAGCCTCTTCGCGATTAGGATATAATGTAACCACTACCATGCGTCTTGCACAGAGATTATACGAAGAAGGATTTATTACGTATATGAGAACCGATTCCGTAAACCTTTCCCAGGAAGCGATTGAAGGAGCAAAAAAACAGATTACTTCAGAATACGGCGCAGCATATTCTTCACCACGAAATTATACCACAAAATCATCATCAGCTCAGGAAGCTCACGAGGCGATCCGTCCTACGGATTTCGGGGTGAAAACGGTAAGTGATGTTCAGCTGAACAGATTATACCAGTTGATTTACAGAAGAACACTGGCTTCGCAGATGGCGAATGCTAAAATTGAGAAAACCGTTATTGAAATCGGGAATGCTAAATTACCACAGAACTTTGAAGCACAGGGTGAAGTGATTATTTTCGATGGTTTCTTAAAAGCATACGGCATCGTGAAAACTGAAGAAGATGATGAGGAAAACAACGAAAAATTGCTTCCGAAAGTAAATATCGGTGAAGTATTGGAGTATAAGAAAATTACCGCTACCGAAAAATTTACCAGGCCAAGCGCAAGATATACCGAAGCAGGACTGGTAAGAAAGCTGGAAGAACTGGGAATTGGACGTCCTTCCACGTATGCGCCAACCATCCAGACCATTCAGAATCGTGAATATGTGGACAAGCGGGAAATCGAGCCACAAATTCGTGAAGTGGTAAAAATATCTTTAGTAAAAGATAAAATAAAGAAAGAAGTCCTTGAAGAAAAATTCGGAGGGGATAAAAATAAATTTGTTCCTACCGACATCGGTGAGGTAGTAAATGACTTCCTGACCGACAATTTTAAAGAAATTCTCGACTACGGTTTTACGGCCAGGGTAGAAGAAAGTTTCGATGAAATTGCCAGTGGCGACCAGAAATGGAAGCAGATGATGACGGATTTCTACTCGAAATTCCATCCGAGAATCGAAGATGTGGAAGAAAATGCAGACCGTGCTACGGGCGACAGGCTTCTTGGCATTGATCCGAAGACCGGCAAAAATGTTCATGCCAGAATCGGAAGATTCGGGGCAATGATCCAGATCGGGGAAACGGAGGACGAAGAAAAACCAATCTTCGCATCATTAATGGCAGGGCAGAACATCGCCACCATTACCCTTGAAGAAGCTCTGGAATTATTTAAGCTTCCGTTTGATCTCAGCGAAGTAGACGGGCAGCCGGTTTCCGTAGGAGTCGGAAGATTCGGACCGTATGTGAAATGGGGCGAAACCTATATCAGCATTCCTAAAGGGGAAGATCCGCTTTCGGTAGACCAGAAGCGTGCGGAAGAAATTATCAATGAAAAGAAAATCGCAGACGCACCGATTGCAACATACAAAGGTGAGCCTGTAACGAAAGGTTCCGGAAGATTCGGGCCGTTTATCAAGTATAAAGATATTTTCGTGAATGTTCCGAAGCGGTATGATTTTGAAAATCTTTCCCAAAGTGATATCAACGAATTGATTGATGCTAAACTGGAAAAAGAAGCCAACCGGTACATCCAGCAATGGGAAAAAGAAAAGATTTCCATTGAAAACGGAAGATGGGGCCCTTTCATTAAATTCGGAAAAGGGATGTTCAAGATTCCGAAAAAAGCAGATGATACCAAATATGATGCTGAAGAGCTGAAGGAAATTTCTTTAGATGAGGTTAAAAAATGGATCACCGATCAGGATCCGAAAGCTTTTGCTGAGAAGAAAAAGCCGGCAGCGAAAAAGACAGCTGCTAAAAAGACAACGGCAACAGCAAAAAAGCCTGCAGCTAAAAAACCGGCAGCGAAGAAATAA